In Archangium violaceum, the following are encoded in one genomic region:
- a CDS encoding alpha-2-macroglobulin family protein → MSPIPSPRMLAALVAVAVLVLAAPTAQAQSRAVPTWKDIDALVEQQKLDAAVQGAEARLAQARSRSDEEEWARALVRVVQLRTGLHGYETAVRFLQEQPWPKGLLPRTTVNLYYASALITYVGQYGWEVRQREQVVSGGPVDLKRWTAEQIFTEARRALAEVWAERERLGAQKVGALAGVLEPNTYPPGIRGTLRDAVTYLWVEMLADENQWRPGQSDEAHRLDMDELLRGSPRVDLVGPAEHPLRKLAAVLGDLEAWHLAAGRREAALEAHLTRGQLLHESFDEEADKARIRRHAAEFLEGYRNVPWWAMGQGWLAELEASGERPARAHAMAKACVAAYPESLGGQRCARLVAQLEAPEFSVASMRADGARRRSIEVTHRNLPRLHFRAYVYDLESRLAGGNLFEGFLGGEGGKKGSLSRLIARERPVATWSESLPATPDYRSHRTFVVPPLTEPGSYLIVASAREDFQEKGNEVVATLMAVTPWVFITQRDPQGRVEVRVMEGETGQPAPGVEVRLVQAGDGNQVVRTLKTDARGEAAFTGLPEQKSSFVVVGRGRQVLLDAQSYYGYRRPPERERMAALVFTDRSVYRPLQKVAWKVVAFRGSGEQARYRTLPGQRLTVSLMDANGQPVEKREVKTNGFGSAAGEFSVPAGRLLGMWRVDASLGQENLGNAAVRVEEYKRPTFEVTLKDSDAALRLNRPATFRGEARYYFGLPVTRGTVRWSVRREPLLPVWWRTVGGPSLHSRVVASGSSALGEDGGFQLTFTPEADERTAASRDFSWRYRVEADVTDEGGETRSADRAFRLGLVAVEGRVDADEEFFREGVASELRLTRSNLDGVPLPGAGRWRLVALKQPSRPVMPVEQPVVTPPGLLVDADARSTTPGDSLRPRWGTGEAPVEEALRSWAEGEEMARGAVAHDAQGLARVKLPALPAGAYRVHYETEDAFGERFTTSREVLVVGERAPIALPAMLRVERTTVKVGETARVLALSGFEGQPLFLDLYQGERLVRRRVLTAGKDPAVEELPVTESLRGGFTLALVAVRDYQVLRFVQPVFVPFDDKELQLEFATFRDRLRPGAKETWRVTVKGPQGAKVEAGAAELLAYMYDQSLDLFAPHSPPSVSHYYPQRAQWVDLSASSGEAPRQWLYGEDFGSVPEWTGPRGDRLVIESGYGVGGPGRRHIPLSLTTGSGLLLRGRVAMMEESKPMASAPRRVSRRNASGDVALREAAVSGGGVPREQAATASTPAVPPEAVRGNFAETAFWVPQLLTGADGSAVLEFTVPDSVTAWSVWVHALTKDLKGGSLQRQTRSVKELMVRPYVPRFLREGDRAVLEVVVNDAGERALEGTLTLDILDPETNASLLSRFGVEKARQPFRVEAGKGTTARFPLTVPAELGPVAFRVTARAGDFSDGELRPLPVLPGRMHLSQSRFVALRGGERKRMEFADMRRGDDPSLSHEQLVVTVDAQLFHAVLGAMPYLMDYPYECTEQTLNRFVSTGIVSSLYGRYPEVAKLGKSLSTRTTRLDTWDAADPNRKMALEESPWLEQSRGGKDEGLRLAKVLDPEVAKAERETALVKLRQAQTSGGGFPWWPGGPPSPYMTLYILHGLARAADHGVDVDRNMTTRAWEYLANHFRAEYAEKMRKEGCCWEFLTLLGYVASSFPDASYTGNALTPEERARILDFGFEHWKEHSPYLKGYLALTLKRAGRVEDARRVFASVMDSAKTSEELGTYWAPEERSWLWYNDTTETHAFALRTLLELSPEDARRHGLAQWLMLDRKLGHWKSTRATAEAVYALVKYLEREGALGVREDVKVTAGGRTVAFAFSPSEYTGKGNRVVVPGPEVKPETSSVVAVEKTGKGLAFASATWHFSTERLPEEERGDFFAVSRRYFLRERVGTEAVLRPLEEGTRVAPGDEVEVHLSLRTKHAAEYVHLRDPRAAGFEPANTESRHRYDLGIVWYEEPRDSGTNFFFEWLPAGEYTFRYRLRANMAGTFRVGPATVQSLYAPEFTAYSKGAVLSVGRE, encoded by the coding sequence ATGTCGCCTATTCCGAGCCCCCGGATGCTTGCCGCCCTCGTGGCGGTCGCCGTCCTCGTCCTTGCCGCTCCAACCGCCCAGGCGCAGTCGCGGGCCGTGCCCACGTGGAAGGACATCGACGCGCTGGTGGAGCAGCAGAAGCTCGACGCCGCCGTCCAGGGCGCCGAGGCCCGACTGGCCCAGGCCCGCTCGCGGAGTGACGAGGAGGAGTGGGCGCGGGCGCTCGTGCGGGTGGTGCAACTGCGCACCGGGCTCCACGGGTACGAGACGGCGGTGCGCTTCCTCCAGGAACAGCCGTGGCCAAAGGGCCTGCTGCCGCGCACCACGGTCAACCTCTATTACGCGAGCGCGCTCATCACCTACGTTGGGCAGTACGGCTGGGAGGTGCGCCAGCGCGAGCAGGTGGTCTCCGGCGGGCCGGTGGACCTGAAGCGGTGGACGGCCGAGCAGATCTTCACCGAGGCCCGGCGCGCGCTCGCGGAGGTGTGGGCGGAGCGGGAGCGGCTGGGCGCGCAGAAGGTGGGGGCGCTCGCGGGCGTCCTCGAGCCGAACACCTATCCCCCCGGGATTCGCGGCACGCTGCGCGACGCGGTGACGTACCTCTGGGTGGAGATGCTGGCGGACGAGAACCAGTGGCGTCCAGGGCAGTCCGATGAGGCGCACCGCCTGGACATGGACGAGCTGCTGCGGGGCTCTCCGCGGGTGGACCTGGTGGGGCCGGCGGAGCACCCGCTGCGGAAGCTGGCGGCCGTGCTGGGAGACCTGGAGGCGTGGCACCTGGCCGCGGGCCGGCGCGAGGCGGCGCTGGAGGCGCACCTGACGCGCGGCCAGTTGCTGCACGAGTCCTTCGACGAGGAAGCGGACAAGGCCCGCATCCGCCGTCACGCGGCCGAGTTCCTGGAGGGCTACCGGAACGTGCCGTGGTGGGCCATGGGGCAGGGGTGGCTGGCGGAGCTCGAGGCGTCCGGGGAGCGGCCGGCGCGCGCGCACGCGATGGCGAAGGCGTGCGTGGCGGCCTATCCGGAGAGCCTCGGGGGCCAGCGGTGCGCCCGGCTGGTGGCGCAGCTCGAGGCGCCGGAGTTCTCGGTCGCCAGCATGCGCGCCGACGGTGCCCGTAGACGCTCCATCGAGGTGACACACCGCAACCTGCCCCGGCTGCACTTCCGGGCCTATGTGTATGACCTGGAGTCGCGGCTCGCCGGGGGCAACCTGTTCGAGGGTTTCCTGGGGGGTGAAGGGGGCAAGAAAGGCTCCTTGAGCCGCCTCATCGCGCGCGAGCGGCCCGTGGCGACCTGGAGCGAGTCGTTGCCGGCGACGCCGGACTACCGGTCGCACCGGACCTTCGTGGTGCCTCCGCTGACGGAGCCGGGCAGCTACCTCATCGTCGCCTCGGCGCGCGAGGACTTCCAGGAGAAGGGCAACGAGGTGGTCGCCACCCTGATGGCGGTGACTCCCTGGGTCTTCATCACCCAGAGGGACCCCCAGGGCCGGGTGGAGGTGCGGGTGATGGAGGGAGAGACCGGCCAGCCCGCGCCGGGCGTGGAGGTGCGCCTCGTGCAGGCGGGCGATGGGAACCAGGTGGTGCGGACGCTGAAGACGGACGCGCGGGGCGAGGCCGCCTTCACCGGGCTGCCGGAGCAGAAGAGCTCCTTCGTCGTGGTGGGGCGGGGCCGGCAGGTGCTGCTCGATGCGCAGTCGTACTACGGGTACAGGCGCCCGCCGGAGCGGGAGCGGATGGCTGCGCTCGTCTTCACGGATCGCTCCGTGTACCGGCCGCTGCAGAAGGTGGCGTGGAAGGTGGTGGCCTTCCGCGGGAGTGGAGAGCAGGCGCGCTACCGGACGCTGCCGGGGCAGCGGCTGACGGTGTCGCTGATGGACGCGAACGGCCAGCCCGTCGAGAAGCGCGAGGTGAAGACCAACGGCTTCGGTTCGGCGGCGGGCGAGTTCTCCGTGCCCGCCGGGCGGCTGCTCGGCATGTGGCGCGTGGATGCCAGCCTGGGCCAGGAGAACCTGGGCAACGCGGCGGTGCGCGTGGAGGAGTACAAGCGGCCCACCTTCGAGGTGACGCTGAAGGATTCGGACGCGGCGCTGCGCCTCAACCGTCCGGCCACCTTCCGGGGCGAGGCGCGCTACTACTTCGGGCTCCCGGTGACACGGGGCACGGTGCGCTGGAGCGTCCGTCGCGAGCCCCTGCTCCCCGTGTGGTGGCGTACGGTGGGGGGTCCCTCGCTGCACTCGCGTGTCGTGGCCAGTGGCTCTTCGGCGCTGGGGGAGGATGGGGGCTTCCAGCTCACCTTCACCCCGGAAGCGGATGAGCGGACGGCGGCCTCGCGCGACTTCTCCTGGCGCTACCGCGTGGAGGCGGATGTGACGGACGAGGGCGGGGAGACACGCTCGGCGGACCGGGCCTTCCGGCTCGGCCTGGTGGCGGTGGAGGGTCGCGTGGACGCGGACGAGGAGTTCTTCCGCGAGGGCGTGGCTTCCGAGTTGCGGCTGACGCGCTCCAACCTCGACGGAGTGCCGCTGCCTGGGGCGGGGCGGTGGCGGCTGGTGGCGCTGAAGCAGCCCTCGCGGCCCGTGATGCCCGTCGAGCAGCCCGTCGTGACGCCGCCCGGGTTGCTCGTGGACGCGGACGCTCGGAGCACCACGCCGGGAGACTCGCTGCGGCCCCGGTGGGGGACGGGAGAGGCTCCGGTGGAGGAGGCCCTCCGGAGCTGGGCGGAGGGCGAGGAGATGGCGCGGGGCGCGGTGGCGCACGATGCACAGGGGCTCGCCCGGGTGAAGCTGCCCGCTCTGCCCGCTGGCGCCTACCGCGTGCACTACGAGACGGAGGATGCCTTTGGCGAGCGCTTCACCACCTCGCGCGAGGTGCTGGTGGTGGGCGAGCGTGCCCCGATCGCGCTGCCAGCGATGCTCCGGGTCGAGCGCACCACGGTGAAGGTGGGAGAGACGGCGCGCGTGCTGGCGCTCTCCGGCTTCGAGGGCCAGCCGCTGTTCCTGGACCTCTACCAGGGAGAGCGGCTGGTGCGGCGGCGCGTGCTCACCGCGGGGAAGGACCCGGCGGTGGAGGAGCTGCCCGTCACCGAGTCCCTGCGAGGTGGCTTCACGCTCGCGCTGGTGGCGGTGCGGGACTACCAGGTGCTGCGGTTCGTGCAGCCGGTGTTCGTTCCCTTCGACGACAAGGAGCTGCAACTGGAGTTCGCCACCTTCCGCGATCGCCTGCGCCCAGGTGCGAAGGAGACGTGGCGGGTGACGGTGAAGGGTCCCCAGGGGGCGAAGGTGGAGGCGGGGGCCGCCGAGCTGCTCGCGTATATGTATGACCAGTCGTTGGATCTCTTCGCGCCGCACTCGCCACCGAGCGTGAGCCATTACTACCCGCAACGCGCGCAGTGGGTGGACCTGAGCGCCAGCTCGGGCGAGGCCCCCAGGCAGTGGCTCTACGGCGAGGATTTCGGGAGCGTGCCGGAATGGACCGGGCCCAGGGGGGACAGGCTCGTCATAGAGAGTGGATATGGTGTGGGTGGACCGGGGCGGCGCCACATCCCGCTGTCGCTGACGACGGGCTCCGGGCTCCTGTTGAGGGGGCGTGTCGCCATGATGGAGGAGTCGAAGCCCATGGCCAGCGCCCCGAGGAGGGTGTCCAGGCGGAATGCCAGCGGTGACGTGGCCCTGCGGGAGGCCGCGGTGAGTGGAGGCGGAGTCCCTCGCGAGCAGGCCGCGACGGCCTCCACGCCCGCCGTTCCACCGGAAGCGGTGCGCGGCAACTTCGCGGAGACGGCCTTCTGGGTGCCGCAGCTGCTCACGGGGGCGGACGGCTCGGCGGTGCTGGAGTTCACCGTGCCGGACTCGGTGACGGCGTGGAGCGTCTGGGTGCACGCGCTGACGAAGGACCTGAAGGGCGGCTCGCTGCAACGTCAGACCCGGAGCGTGAAGGAGCTGATGGTGCGTCCCTACGTGCCGCGCTTCCTGCGCGAGGGGGACCGGGCCGTGCTGGAGGTGGTGGTGAACGACGCGGGGGAGCGAGCGCTGGAGGGCACGCTCACGCTGGACATCCTCGATCCGGAGACGAACGCGAGCCTGCTGTCCCGCTTCGGCGTGGAGAAGGCGCGCCAGCCCTTCCGGGTGGAGGCGGGGAAGGGGACGACGGCGCGCTTCCCGCTGACGGTGCCGGCGGAGCTGGGCCCGGTGGCCTTCCGCGTCACCGCGCGGGCCGGGGACTTCAGTGACGGCGAGCTGCGCCCGCTGCCCGTGCTGCCCGGACGCATGCACCTGTCGCAGTCGCGCTTCGTGGCGCTGCGGGGCGGGGAGCGCAAGCGGATGGAGTTCGCGGACATGCGGCGGGGGGACGACCCGAGCCTGAGCCACGAGCAGCTCGTCGTCACGGTGGATGCGCAGCTCTTCCACGCGGTGCTGGGGGCCATGCCGTACCTGATGGACTACCCGTACGAGTGCACGGAGCAGACGCTCAACCGCTTCGTGTCCACGGGCATCGTGTCGAGCCTGTATGGCCGCTACCCGGAGGTGGCGAAGCTGGGGAAGTCGCTGAGCACTCGCACCACGCGCCTCGACACGTGGGATGCGGCGGACCCCAACCGGAAGATGGCGCTGGAGGAGTCGCCCTGGCTGGAGCAGTCGCGGGGCGGCAAGGACGAGGGCCTCCGGTTGGCGAAGGTGCTGGATCCGGAGGTGGCGAAGGCCGAGCGGGAGACGGCGCTGGTGAAGCTGCGCCAGGCGCAGACGTCGGGGGGAGGCTTCCCCTGGTGGCCGGGAGGCCCGCCGTCTCCGTACATGACGCTCTACATCCTCCACGGGCTCGCGCGCGCGGCGGATCACGGGGTGGACGTGGACCGGAACATGACGACGCGGGCGTGGGAGTACCTCGCCAACCACTTCCGCGCCGAGTACGCGGAGAAGATGCGCAAGGAGGGCTGCTGCTGGGAGTTCCTCACCCTGCTCGGCTACGTGGCCTCGAGCTTCCCGGACGCCAGCTACACGGGCAACGCGCTCACCCCGGAGGAGCGCGCGAGGATCCTCGACTTCGGCTTCGAGCACTGGAAGGAGCACTCGCCGTACCTCAAGGGCTACCTGGCGCTGACGCTGAAGCGGGCGGGGCGGGTGGAGGACGCGCGGCGCGTCTTCGCGAGCGTGATGGACTCGGCGAAGACGAGCGAGGAGCTGGGCACGTACTGGGCGCCGGAGGAGCGCAGCTGGCTCTGGTACAACGACACCACGGAGACGCATGCCTTCGCGCTGCGCACGCTGCTGGAGCTGAGCCCGGAGGACGCGCGGCGGCACGGGCTGGCGCAGTGGCTGATGTTGGACCGGAAGCTGGGGCACTGGAAGTCCACACGGGCCACGGCGGAGGCGGTCTACGCGCTGGTGAAGTACCTGGAGCGCGAGGGCGCCCTGGGCGTGCGCGAGGACGTGAAGGTGACCGCGGGCGGCAGGACGGTGGCCTTCGCCTTCTCGCCGTCCGAGTACACCGGGAAGGGGAACCGGGTGGTGGTGCCGGGCCCGGAGGTGAAGCCGGAGACGAGCAGCGTGGTGGCGGTGGAGAAGACGGGGAAGGGGCTCGCGTTCGCCTCGGCCACCTGGCACTTCTCGACGGAGCGGCTGCCGGAGGAGGAGCGGGGGGACTTCTTCGCGGTGTCACGCCGTTATTTCCTCCGCGAGCGGGTGGGGACGGAGGCGGTGCTGCGCCCGCTGGAGGAGGGGACGAGGGTGGCGCCGGGTGACGAGGTGGAGGTGCACCTGTCGCTGCGGACGAAGCACGCGGCGGAGTACGTGCACCTGAGAGATCCGCGAGCGGCGGGTTTCGAGCCGGCGAACACCGAGTCGCGGCATCGGTACGACCTGGGGATTGTCTGGTACGAGGAGCCGAGGGACTCGGGGACGAACTTCTTCTTTGAGTGGCTGCCGGCGGGTGAGTACACGTTCCGTTACCGGCTGAGGGCGAACATGGCGGGCACGTTCCGGGTGGGACCAGCGACTGTTCAATCCCTGTACGCGCCCGAGTTCACGGCGTACTCGAAGGGCGCCGTCCTTTCGGTGGGCCGCGAGTAA
- a CDS encoding SOS response-associated peptidase, with translation MCGRVTIQTPALAIAREFALTGIRTALERPRYNLAPTQLMPVVINDGEWMLDAYRWGLIPSWAKEASIGNKLINARGETVAEKPSFRSALKRRRCLVLVDGWFEWKQSTKPKTPYLFRRKDGHPLAFAGLWEEWTAPDTGEVLRTCTVITTGPNALMAPIHDRMPVILSPAARDVWLRPEPQEAAVLQPLLVPNEDEPLEAWEVGRVVNSPMNDVAACVERVASQSSLLT, from the coding sequence ATGTGTGGCCGCGTCACCATCCAGACCCCCGCCCTGGCGATCGCTCGTGAGTTCGCCCTCACCGGCATCCGCACCGCCCTCGAGCGCCCCCGCTACAACCTCGCCCCCACCCAGTTGATGCCCGTGGTCATCAACGACGGGGAGTGGATGCTGGACGCCTACCGCTGGGGCCTCATCCCCTCCTGGGCGAAGGAGGCCTCCATCGGCAACAAGCTCATCAACGCCCGCGGCGAGACGGTGGCGGAGAAGCCCAGCTTCCGCTCCGCGCTCAAGCGCCGCCGCTGTCTGGTGCTCGTGGATGGCTGGTTCGAGTGGAAGCAGAGCACGAAACCCAAGACGCCCTACCTCTTCCGCCGCAAGGATGGCCACCCCCTGGCCTTCGCCGGGCTGTGGGAGGAGTGGACCGCCCCGGACACCGGCGAGGTGCTGCGCACCTGCACCGTCATCACCACCGGCCCCAATGCGCTGATGGCCCCCATCCACGACCGGATGCCCGTCATCCTGTCGCCCGCGGCCCGGGACGTGTGGCTGCGTCCGGAGCCGCAGGAGGCGGCGGTGCTGCAACCCCTCCTGGTGCCCAACGAGGACGAGCCCCTGGAGGCCTGGGAGGTGGGACGCGTGGTGAACTCGCCGATGAACGACGTGGCGGCCTGCGTGGAGCGCGTGGCGAGCCAGTCCTCGCTCCTGACCTGA
- a CDS encoding SAM-dependent methyltransferase, which yields MVGSPSAMGKPYRPKDHYFKKAKQEGLRARSAFKVDEILKRFPFLKKGASVLDLGAAPGGFLQILADAVGPHGRVIGVDIVPIRPFSQPYVKTAVLDVLADDFDAKLRELYDGPFDAVISDMAPKTSGIRTTDEARSLRLARKALEVSVTRGRPGSAFVAKLFMGGEFEEFRDEVRASFEEVKLVRPEATRGASMEVYIVGLRRRAPPPVATGPTPS from the coding sequence ATGGTAGGGAGCCCTTCCGCCATGGGCAAGCCCTACCGTCCGAAAGACCACTATTTCAAGAAAGCCAAGCAAGAAGGGTTGAGGGCCCGCTCCGCCTTCAAGGTGGATGAGATCCTCAAGCGTTTCCCCTTCTTGAAGAAGGGCGCCTCGGTGCTCGACCTGGGCGCGGCGCCCGGAGGCTTCCTGCAGATCCTCGCCGACGCGGTGGGCCCCCACGGTCGGGTCATCGGGGTGGACATCGTCCCCATCCGGCCCTTCTCCCAGCCGTACGTGAAGACGGCGGTGCTGGACGTGCTCGCCGACGACTTCGACGCGAAGCTGCGCGAGCTGTACGACGGGCCCTTCGACGCCGTCATCTCCGACATGGCCCCCAAGACGAGCGGCATCCGCACCACGGACGAGGCGCGCAGCCTACGGCTGGCCCGCAAGGCACTCGAGGTGTCCGTGACCCGGGGCCGGCCGGGCTCGGCCTTCGTCGCCAAGCTCTTCATGGGCGGCGAGTTCGAGGAGTTCCGCGACGAGGTGCGTGCCAGCTTCGAGGAGGTGAAGCTGGTGCGCCCCGAGGCCACCCGCGGCGCCAGCATGGAGGTGTACATCGTGGGTCTGCGCCGCAGGGCCCCTCCCCCGGTGGCGACGGGACCTACCCCCTCCTAG